The Arcanobacterium pinnipediorum genome includes the window TCAGCATCATCACCTCAAGTATGCTTTTCACGCTGCTCCACGCGTTAAATCCTGGCATTAAGCCGCTACCAATTCTTAACCTCTTCTTAGCCAGTGTCGTCTTTTCGTTGATGTACTACGCGTGGGGAAATATGTGGCTCATTGGCTTCGCGCATGGTATTTGGAACTTTTCACAAGGACTGATCTATGGTTCGATGGTCTCTGGCCTTACGCTGACCAATAGTGCGTTTGTTTCAACTCCTGTTGCCGGAAAAGAATTAGTTTCTGGAGGCGCCTTTGGTTTCGAAGGTTCAATTTTTACCTCGCTTCTCGGGCTAATCATCATCACACTGCTCATTTTCAAGATAAGGTCAAAGTCTAGCCAGCTAGCGAAGTAAAGATCTGATCGCTAACAGCCCCGTGCACACTGCCAATAGGCAGAATGTATGGGGCTGTTAAGTTTGGGCATCGAGCGCTAATATATAAACCATGGGCGCGATGATAAAACGATCAGTGATTGACGATGTGCGTGATAAAACACGCATCGAAGACGTCGTCGGAGAGTATGTCACGCTCAAAAATGCTGGAGTTGGCTCAATGAAAGGATTGTGCCCATTCCATGATGAGAAAACACCCTCCTTCCATGTTCGTCCACACGTCAACCGTTGGCACTGTTTCGGCTGTGGCGAAGGCGGAGACGCAATATCGTTCATCGAACGTATTGAGCACGTATCCTTTGTCGAAGCTATCGAACTCCTAGCCCGAAAAGCAGGAGTAACAATCGAATATGAAGAATCTCAACACGGTGGCCGGGACGAGAACAGGCCACGCGATGTTACGCGCTCGCGGTTAATTGATGCCCATCGGGTTGCCGAGGAATTCTATATTCAACAACTGGCTACTGAAGCAGGCAAACCAGCTCGTGACATGCTAGCTGCCCGAGGATTTAGCCCGCAAACGATTGCAGATTTTCGTATCGGATATTCTCCTGACTCATGGGACGGGGTACTGACTGAACTTCGTCGTCGTGGTTTTACTGACAAAGAAATTTTAGCCTCTGGTCTTGCCACACAAAAAACACGTGGCCTCTACGATCGGTTCCGCGGTCGCGTCATGTGGCCAATCCGCTCAATCACAGGTGACCCTATCGGATTCGGCGCCCGTAAACTTCTTGATTCGGACCAAGGGCCGAAATATCTCAATACACCAGAGACCATGATTTATAAGAAATCGGGAGTGCTCTACGGTCTTGACGTGGCCAAAAAGTCGATTGCCGAACAACGCGCAATTGTTGTTGTTGAAGGATATACCGATGTGATGGCGGCGCACTTGGCAGGAGTAACGAATGCTGTTGCTACTTGTGGTACTGCGTTTGGTAGCGAACATGTCAAGATCGTCCGGCGTCTCTTAGGGGATTCAGCTAATCCAGCAGCCGGAGTAATGATGAGTAACGGCCGGGCTTTTGGTGGCGAAGTCATTTTCACCTTCGACGGCGATGCTGCAGGACGAAAGGCTGCGTTGCGTGCGTTCCAAGAAGATCAAAGTTTCGCCGCACAAACATTCGTAGCAGTCTCAGCAGATGGCATGGACCCGTGTGAATTGCGGTTAGCAGGGGGAGATGAAGCGGTGCGGCAACTCATTGCTGAGCGGCGTCCCTTGTTTGAATTTGCTATCCGTTCGATGCTTGATCAGCTACCACTAAACACTGTTGAGGGCAGGGCAGCTGGACTTTCGGCCGCTGCACCAGTAGTTGCCCATATTCGTGATCGCGTTTTGCAATCGGAATATTCTCGCCAACTAGCTGGTTGGCTTGGCCTAGATGAAGCCTTAGTGCGAGACAGTGTACGCCAGGCAGGAAGAAATCCACGTCTGCCCGGGCAACAATCGCATGAGGATACGATACCTCCAACTCCGGTGTTGCAATCACGTGATACTTTACGTGACCCAGTTGCGCTGGTGGAACGTCAAGCGCTGGAAGTAATGTTGCAATTGCCTGGGCTTGCATTGGGTGCCCATGCGGATCGTATTCCTTCTCGAACATTTAGGATTCCGATACATCAAAGTATTTTTGACGCACTATCGGCTGCGGGCGGAGTTGGAGCTTATGATCAAAAGTTCCGGGAGCTAACTGGAAGCGGAATGGACAAGAATGCAGCTTCGATACGGGCAAGTTCATGGTTTATCGAAGAAGTTGAGTCTCATGCCGATGATGTTGTGCGTGGTGCGATTCGCCAACTTACTGTAGAACCGTTACCAGAGCGTAGTGGTGATGAATCATGGCGCTATGTTCGTGGCATTATTATTTCGTTGATCCGGCAAGGAATCACTCAGCAGATAGCGGATGTACGACGTGAGATGAATACGTTGAGCGCTGATTCACCGCAACAAGAATATTTGTTCGAAACATTGATGAAGTTGGAAGAACATAGGCGGGCTTACGACGCAGTCAACGGTGTGTGATGTGTAAAGTTTTTGGCACTCTAATTGTTCCTGAACGCTTCTTTTCGGTACGATGGTGTTCGTTGCCCCTGTAGCTCAGCTGGTTAGAGCAGGGAACTCATAATTCTTTGGTCGCGGGTTCAAGTCCTGCCGGGGGCACAGCAGGATCTCCTCCGGCATAGGCTCGTCTGTGTCGGAGGATTTTCTTTGTTTTGAGGTTTGATGGCTCTTCGGATTTTGGCGGGGTTAGGGGTAGATTGTGTTGAGGAGTCGCCAGTTGGGTTTGCCTGCGTAGAGGAGGCATCTGATGCGGTAGTTGGT containing:
- the dnaG gene encoding DNA primase, which produces MGAMIKRSVIDDVRDKTRIEDVVGEYVTLKNAGVGSMKGLCPFHDEKTPSFHVRPHVNRWHCFGCGEGGDAISFIERIEHVSFVEAIELLARKAGVTIEYEESQHGGRDENRPRDVTRSRLIDAHRVAEEFYIQQLATEAGKPARDMLAARGFSPQTIADFRIGYSPDSWDGVLTELRRRGFTDKEILASGLATQKTRGLYDRFRGRVMWPIRSITGDPIGFGARKLLDSDQGPKYLNTPETMIYKKSGVLYGLDVAKKSIAEQRAIVVVEGYTDVMAAHLAGVTNAVATCGTAFGSEHVKIVRRLLGDSANPAAGVMMSNGRAFGGEVIFTFDGDAAGRKAALRAFQEDQSFAAQTFVAVSADGMDPCELRLAGGDEAVRQLIAERRPLFEFAIRSMLDQLPLNTVEGRAAGLSAAAPVVAHIRDRVLQSEYSRQLAGWLGLDEALVRDSVRQAGRNPRLPGQQSHEDTIPPTPVLQSRDTLRDPVALVERQALEVMLQLPGLALGAHADRIPSRTFRIPIHQSIFDALSAAGGVGAYDQKFRELTGSGMDKNAASIRASSWFIEEVESHADDVVRGAIRQLTVEPLPERSGDESWRYVRGIIISLIRQGITQQIADVRREMNTLSADSPQQEYLFETLMKLEEHRRAYDAVNGV